Within Flagellimonas maritima, the genomic segment TGGTGATCTGGGCGGCGGCATCGTCCTCTCCGTCGCTGACCCCCACGGTGATCACGTGCGAGGCAGCCGTGTTGAAATCAAGGCCCTTGTCCTCCTTAAGGCTCAGGGAGCCTGTTGTGGCGGCTATCTCGAACAGGTCGCCGCTGTTGGTAACGATTGCGAAGACCAGGGCATCCCCGTCGGGGTCGGCCGCCTTTACGGTGCCTATGGCCTGGGTATCGGATATACCCTCGGATGCGGTAAAGGCCTGTGCGCTAATCGTTGGTGCACCGTTGGTAGCCGTTGGGCCGTCGTCCTTGCCGCATGAAAATAGGATCAAAGCGAAAAGGGCCACTAAAAATATGTTCTGTAGTTTCATTTTATTTATTTTTACTTTGATGCAAGTTGGGGATTGATTCACAAAGAATATATGATCAATTTATGGGTATGGCACATCAATTGACGGATAGCAGGTTTGAGTTGATTATTGAATGAAAGGGAACGAATTAAGGACAAAATACAAATCTTAGATATACGAGAAGGTGAAACAGGTCAAGACAGGAGACGGTTGACTGATGATAGGGGACCGAAAGTTCCGGAACTTGAACCAGGAACCAAGAACTAAAGAGGATAGGCGAGGGACCAAAGACTATGGACAGGAGACCGAACAAAATACGAAGTTAGAGTTACAAACTGGGAATTTCTCGATGGGCGATTCCTGATCCTCGGTCCTTAACCTCAAAATCCTGGCTCCCGATTCCTTATTTCCATATTCTAAAAATCCAACAGTCCAACCATCAAAATAAAAAACCGCCCCTTAGCAAAATTGCCAAAGAGCGGTATAAATACAGGATTTATTCTTAAGATATATTATGGACAGGGAACCTCCCCTGAATCACTAATGATCCAATTATGATTTTGCTCTAGCGAATCCCTTGCAGCGGCACCTGGACCACAATAGCCTAAACCAGATGCCCCAAGTGAAATATTGGACGGTGTATCGCTTTGCTCGTTCCAACCTATCAAAGTACTATTATAATTTACAGTGTCAAGTCCGGAAAAACTAAGCATATCTTGCATATTAATCACGTTGGTGATATTCCAGCCACCCAGATTCTGATTAAAAGAATCGGCATTTTTAAACATAGAATTCATAGTTTTCGTATTCCCTGTGTCCCATTCGCTTATATCCCCATTAAAGGATAAGGCAGATTCGAACATTTGGAGCATACTCGTGATATTTTCCACGTTCCAATTACTAAGATCGCCGTTGAAAGAACTTGCTCCGCTAAACATAAACCCTAAATCAGTCACCATTGTAAGGTCTGGGGCATCCGTAGCGTTATGGACCATGTTTGAACAACCTAAGAAAGCTCTGTTAAAAGATTCCCATTTGATCGTTCCCCATTGCTCAATACTTAGCAGCTTTTCTTTTGTTACCGTATTATTACTCATATGCATACTGGGAAAAACGCCTTGTATTGCTACAGTATAAGTTCCAGCAGTTTCATATTCGTGCGCTATGTCCGTTAAAATAGTTATGTCTTCACGTAGTATTGCAATGTTCTCAACGGTTCCATCGCCCCAGTCCACGGTAAAGTCATAATCGTTATTTAGCAGGTTGGCTTCTCCACTCAACCCAAAGCCAATACTCCCGCCATCGGCATCTGTCTTCCATGTGGTCACAAAGGAAGCGGGGTCCTCGGCCAGTGTATCGGCCACGTTCTCCACGTTGATGTCCACACTCGCTTCCACCGTTTCCACCCCATCCGTGACGCTCACGGTGATGGTGTGCTTATCGGCGGTCTCAAAATCGAGGCCCTTTCCACTGGCAAGGCTGATCTCTCCAGCTTCGGTGATCTCAAATAGGTCGCTGTCGTTCTCCACGATGGCGAACGTGAGCTCGTCGCCGTCGGCATCGGATGCCACTACGGCATAGATTACCGTGGCGTCGTCCACGTCCTCATCCACGCTGACCACTTGGTCCTCCATGACGGGGGCGGCCGCGTTGACGTTGGTGACGTTTATGGTGATCTGGGCGGCGGCATCGTCCTCTCCGTCGCTGACCCCCACGGTGATCACGTGCGAGGCCGCCGTGTTGAAGTCAAGGCCCTTGCCCTCCTTAAGGCTCAGGGAGCCTGTTGTGGCGGCTATCTCGAACAGGTCGCCGCTGTTGGTAACGATCGCGAAGACCAGGGCATCCCCGTCGGGGTCGGCCGCCTTCACGGTGCCTATGGCCTGGGTATCGGATATACCCTCGGATGCGGTAAAGGCCTGTGCGCTAATAGTTGGTGCACCGTTGGTAGCCGTTGGGCCGTCGTCCTTGCCGCATGAAAATAGGATCAAAGCGAAAAGGGCCACTAAAAATATGTTCTGTAGTTTCATTTTTATTTATTTTTACTTTGATGCAAGTTGGGGATTGATTCACAAAGAATATATAATCAATTTATGGGTATGGCACATCAATTGACGGATAGCAGGTTTGAGTTGATTGATGGATGAAACGGTACGAATTAAGGACAAAATACAAATTTAGACACACGAGAAGATGAAACAGGTCAAGACAGGAGACGGTTGACTGATGATAGGGAACCGAAAGTTCCGGAACTTGAACCAAGAACCAAGAACTAAAGAGGATAGGCGAGGGACCAAAGACTATGGACAGGAGACCGAAGACTAAAGACCGAGGTTAGAGGTACGAACCGGGAAATTCTCGATGGGCGATTCCTGATCCTCGATCCTTAACCTCAAAATCCTGGCTCCTGATTCCCATATTCCAAAAATTCAACAGTCCAACCATCCAATTATCTGACTGTCAACAAAAACTAATCTTTACATTAACATTATATATAAATGTAAGAATTTACATATATTTACACTACTTCCCCCTTTTTATAAAATCCATTTCAACCATGAGCCTTCCCCGGCATTAATGACACAGTCTTGGTTTGGCTATTGGTATAGTTATAAAATTATTTTAAACAAAAAATCATGAAACACAAGTACGTTGATTTAGATGCCAAAGGCAAAGCAGTTTATCTCTATACTTATGACGAGGCCGAACAAAAACCAAAAAGAGCCAAACAAGTGCTCTGGGGCGATTGGCTTATGGTCGATGAAGGCCACGATTACAACAAAATAGGTGCAGGATGGACTGCGATAGTATGGGCGCCAAAAACAAAGCGAGAGATTTATTACATTAAAAATGAGCATACAACGGACACCAGACCGTTGGAAATTATTTTTTTGGACGTAGGTCAAGGGGACGGTGCTGTTCTTATAACTCCAGAGGATGACCAAAACGAAAAAATAATAGTGATCGATGCAGGCGAAGGCGGAAACATGGCGACATTTTTAAATGGACGTTTTAAAGCATACAGAGGCTTCAATTTTGAAGCTGCTGTAATCACACACCCCGATCAAGACCATTACTTGGGGTTTAAGGACATTTTCGCAGATCACAAGATTGGATTCAAGACGATATATCAAAACGGTCTGGTAGAGCGACCGGTCTCTGGAACTTTTGAAAAATTGGGAGGCATTATGGAAGACCCAGTGACAGGAGATTTTTATATCGAAAATTTAGCCACAAATAAAGCTGATATTGAAACACACTTTTCAGATGATTCAGCATTTGGGCGAAAAAAGTTTCCTCCTGTAATGTTCAATGCACTGAACAATCCCAAAATCAAGGATTTTAGAATGCTCTCCATAGATGCCGAGCATAGCGTTCATAAAAATGGGAAAGCGTATATGCCCAATTTTCAACCAGAGCCAAGCGCATCTTATACTATTGAAGTTTTAGGACCTGTTGTGGAATATGACGACAATAATAAACCCCGATTAAAACGAATAAGCAGTAACTATGGAAAGACCAAAAATGGACATTCCATAATTTTGAAGTTGTATTATGGAAAATACAAGGTACTTTTTGGAGGCGATTTAAATGTTCCTGCTGAAAAATATTTACTTCAACATTATGCACAACTGGAATCCTTTCCCGGAAAAGCCAATCCGAACTATCAAGTCATGCTAAATAAAGGCGCTGAATGGTTCAGATCGGAAATCATGAAGGTTTGCCACCACGGGTCGGATAAGGTTACGGATGAATTTATGAAAGTGGTCAATCCTGCATGTTTTGTAATTTCTTCGGGCGATGAGGAAGGCCATGTACATCCAAGACCAGATCTTTTGGGAAGGTTGGGAAAATTTGGAAGGGGAAAGTCGCCCGTAATCTTATCTACAGAATTACAACGGTCCACCAGGGAATTCGAGGATGCGAAGAAAGTGGAACAATTGAAAAAACAAATCGATGAGTTGGTCGATACAGAAGAACCGTCCGA encodes:
- a CDS encoding ComEC/Rec2 family competence protein, which produces MKHKYVDLDAKGKAVYLYTYDEAEQKPKRAKQVLWGDWLMVDEGHDYNKIGAGWTAIVWAPKTKREIYYIKNEHTTDTRPLEIIFLDVGQGDGAVLITPEDDQNEKIIVIDAGEGGNMATFLNGRFKAYRGFNFEAAVITHPDQDHYLGFKDIFADHKIGFKTIYQNGLVERPVSGTFEKLGGIMEDPVTGDFYIENLATNKADIETHFSDDSAFGRKKFPPVMFNALNNPKIKDFRMLSIDAEHSVHKNGKAYMPNFQPEPSASYTIEVLGPVVEYDDNNKPRLKRISSNYGKTKNGHSIILKLYYGKYKVLFGGDLNVPAEKYLLQHYAQLESFPGKANPNYQVMLNKGAEWFRSEIMKVCHHGSDKVTDEFMKVVNPACFVISSGDEEGHVHPRPDLLGRLGKFGRGKSPVILSTELQRSTREFEDAKKVEQLKKQIDELVDTEEPSEDFINSVKENISHLGRTNVDVYGAVYLKTDGERLITAFKFEENSDKKKWFYYEYKIDDDGELQLS
- a CDS encoding BspA family leucine-rich repeat surface protein, whose protein sequence is MKLQNIFLVALFALILFSCGKDDGPTATNGAPTISAQAFTASEGISDTQAIGTVKAADPDGDALVFAIVTNSGDLFEIAATTGSLSLKEGKGLDFNTAASHVITVGVSDGEDDAAAQITINVTNVNAAAPVMEDQVVSVDEDVDDATVIYAVVASDADGDELTFAIVENDSDLFEITEAGEISLASGKGLDFETADKHTITVSVTDGVETVEASVDINVENVADTLAEDPASFVTTWKTDADGGSIGFGLSGEANLLNNDYDFTVDWGDGTVENIAILREDITILTDIAHEYETAGTYTVAIQGVFPSMHMSNNTVTKEKLLSIEQWGTIKWESFNRAFLGCSNMVHNATDAPDLTMVTDLGFMFSGASSFNGDLSNWNVENITSMLQMFESALSFNGDISEWDTGNTKTMNSMFKNADSFNQNLGGWNITNVINMQDMLSFSGLDTVNYNSTLIGWNEQSDTPSNISLGASGLGYCGPGAAARDSLEQNHNWIISDSGEVPCP